AGTCTTCCTTTTTCGTCAGTTCTCATTTCACCTAAATACACTTTCTTAGATAAAAACTCACCTTCGAAAATTGGTCCATCTTGAATATTTGTTCCAGAAATAGATTGCGCACCACCATCAATTAATAAGGTTTCACGATTTGGAACATTTATATTTCTTAAAAATGAAGGCGGAGCATCAGCAGCTTCAGGTATATCTAATGCCAATTGAAATTGATACCAAGAAGCTTTTTGATTCGCTAAATGTGAATGCCATGTGATATTTGCATTTTCAGCAGTTAATTCTTTTATAGCTTTTCCAGCAGCATTAAAACCATAGATTCTAAATTGTGCTGCTTGTCTTTTTAAAGCCCCTAATTCATCTCTATACGCATAAGGATCTTCTTGTGCGATAGGTTCGTCAGTTAATGGTCCTAGGAAATATTCGTTTTGACTATTTCCAACTCTCATTATTCCTATTGGTGGATAAATACCAGCAGTTACAATGCAATCATCATCCTCATCCGTATTTCCTTGAAACTCCGGATTTCGCTCTTTTGGTTCTTCTAAAAGTTCTCCATTCGCTTGATGACGAGCTTCTGCGCTTGCTGCATAAACTAATTTTCTAACTTCAGCGATTGATCCTAATGGCTTATGTTGAGATAAAGTTCTCCAAATATTAAAGGCTAAATTACTACCGAATTCTGCCTGACCGATTGCAGCAACATTTTGTTGAGGTAAATGAAGTTTAGCTATACAGATGTATGGACTTTCTTCAGTACTCCAAACTACTTGAGCATCATCAATAGGCATTGTTTCAGGATTTGTTCTTAACTGAATTTCAAATCTGAATGTAGCATCGCCTTGTAGTAAACGTTTTTCAAGATCGATTTTTAAGTAATCATTTTCATTAAACGGAGTTCCTTTATATGTGTTTTCGGGAACCAAACGATATTTTACAATTTGGTTATCTCCTAATTTAAAAGGAAGTATCGCCCAATAACTTGCACTTAAAACACTTGCTTCTTCTTTAGTCATTGCTTGAAGAATTGCAGCAAGCTCAGGATGTTTTTCGATATAAGAATCATAATCTCTATCAATTACACCGGCCGTTGTGAAACTACACATTTGTTGGGCGTCTCTTGCAAAAAAGCGATCAATATTTTGCATGATGAAATCCGCATTTGTTCCACCATCTAAAATATTTTCACCATCCACTCCAAAAAGTTTAAGTCCAACACCCAAAGTAGAATGTAAATCTGGTGAAGTAGGAGTAGTGTCACTTGAAAATCGAACAGCACATTCGTAAGAATCTCCAGCAAATATTCCTAGTTTGAAGCGTTCTTCAATATCTTTATTAACAACAAAATTACCATAAGCAATTCCATGTTGTTTTCTAAAAACAGCTCTTTCTGCAGGTTTTTGTCCTCGTTCAATTCGTGTTTTTTGTCCCATTTCAACAAACATCTCTTTTAGACGTTGTGTTACAATTTCAATATCACCATCACAGTTCCAGCATGATGATGATTTATCATTTTTAGAATTTTCCATTGATTTTGGAGTTTAAAGTTTTGAGATTAATTAGTCTTAAAAGTAAATTTAAAAGGTGATTTTTATAAGGAATTATCCCCAAACGTATCCATTTTAGTAATGGGTGTCTCCTTTTTAGGATTTAATGTAAATCGTGATTAGTAAAGCTTATGTTATTTAACATTTAGGTGCCTTTTTAATACTCTTTTTTAACAGTTTTATAAGATTTTGATTTAGGTTGTTTTGTAGATTCGCTGGTTAACGACAAAGAGTTAATTGTCCATAAGATTATGATAAAATAGTAAGTGAGTGTCCTATAGTAATCATGATTTTTAAGGGATGTTTTCTCTAGTTATTACTAACCAATTATTATCTGAAAATGAAAACAATAGTATTCACGATTGTATCGTGTTTTTTCTCACTTACACTCATAGCTCAAACTATTAAAGGAAAGGTTGTAAATAATCAAAATCAACCTCTTCAAGAAGTAAACATTTTAAATAAAAAAACAGATAAGCATACACATTCTGATGAATTTGGGAATTTTATGCTTGAAAACGTTTCCATAGGTGATACGTTGTATTTTTCTCATATAGGATTTGAAAGCAGATCATATGTTGTAAAAAGCTTGACGGAAGAATTAGTAATTAAATTAAAGTTGAAATCAATTGCTCTTGAAGAAGTAGTATTAGCACCAAGAGTAGATATTTTAAATTTAATTACAGATATAGATATTCAAACAAATCCTGTCAATTCTTCTCAGGATATTTTAAATAAAGTTCCAGGGTTATTTATTGGTCAACATGCAGGTGGAGGTAAAGCTGAACAGATTTTTTTACGTGGTTTTGATATAGACCATGGTACGGATATTAATCTTTCAGTAGATGGTTTACCTGTAAATATGGTTTCTCATGCGCATGGACAAGGTTATTCTGATTTACATTTTGTAATTCCCGAAACTGTGGATAAAATTGATTTTGGAAAAGGATCATATTATGAAGACAAAGGAAATTTTGCAACAGCAGGTTATGTACAATTTCAAACCAAAGAAAGATTAGACAAAAGCTCTATTAAACTAGAAGGAGGGCAATTTGATACTTTTCGTTTGTTAGGCATGTTTAATGTGCTAAATGAGGCTAAGCATAACGCATATATTTCTACAGAATATTTAGCTACAGATGGAGCGTTTGAAAGTCCTCAGAATTTTAGTAGAATAAATGTTTTCGGGAAGTATACAGGGTATTTAAATCCAACAGATGAATTAGGAGTTACACTTTCTCACTTTACTAGTAAATGGGATGCTTCTGGACAGATTCCGCAAAGAGCAGTTGACAGTGGATTAATTACCCGTTTTGGAGCAATTGATGATACTGAAGGAGGAAATACATCAAGAAGTAATATCTTAATTAATTACGATAAAATGATAAGCGATTCTGAAACGTTGAAGAGTTTTGGATACATCAGTAAGTATGATTTTGAGTTATTCTCTAATTTCACCTTTTTCCTTGAAGATCCTGTAAATGGAGATCAAATAAAACAAAAGGAGGATCGAACAATTTTTGGAGTTTCGAGTGAATATAAAAAAGTGTTTTCGGGAGATAAATTTAATGGACATTGGAATGCGGGAATTAGTTTAAGAAATGACAGAAGTTTCAGTAACGAATTATCTAGAACATTGAATCGTCGTCAAACACTTCAGAGAATACAATTTGGAGATATTAACGAAACAAACTTAGGTGGTTTTATTGGTTCAACTATAGAATTTGGTAAATGGACATTTAATCCATCTGTTCGATTAGACTATTTTAATTTCCAATATAACGATACCTTGCAAACACAATATGAAACTCAGAAAGAATCAAAAGCAATCGTTAGTCCTAAGTTTAATGTTATTTATGATTATTCAGATAATTTACAATTTTATGTAAAAACTGGTAAAGGATTTCATTCAAATGATACTAGGGTAGTAGTAGCTGAAGAAGGTAGAGAGATTTTACCAGCAACTTATGGTTTTGATACTGGTTTAGTGTGGAAACCAACATCGAAAATGTTTTTCAATTTAGCTTACTGGTACTTATATGTAGAACAAGAATTTGTTTACGTTGGGGATGCGGGAATTGTAGAACCAAGTGGAGAAACAAGACGTCAAGGAATTGATATAAGTTATCGTTATCAGCCATTATCGTGGCTATATTGGAGCGTTGATGCGAATTATACACATGCAAGATCAATTAATGATCCTGATGGACAAAATTTTATTCCATTAGCTCCAGATTTTACTTTAGTTAGTGGATTAAACATAAACTTTAAAGATGGGTTTTACGGAGGAATAAATGTTCGTCATATTGATAATCGTCCAGCAAATGAAGATAATTCTATTGTAGCTGAAGGTTATACTGTTGCAGATTTAAATGTGGGTTACCGTTGGAAAGATGTTAGTTTTGGAGTTCAAGTTCAGAATCTATTTGATGTAGATTGGAATGAAACTCAATTCGCAACCGAATCAAGATTACAGAATGAAGTAAATCCAGTAGAAGAGATTCACTTTACGCCAGGAACACCGTTTTTCTTAAAAGCCTCCATTCAATATAATTTTTAAGAACTAAGATTACATAATTTAAAAATCTCTCTAGAGAAATCATTTATGATTCTTTTAGAGAGATTTTTTAGTTAATAATTATTCATTAATGCATAGATGTAAATACTCCGAGACTAGCTTTATAACCATGAAACCAAAAACCACTTTTAAACCTATAAACATTTAAAGCTATGTCTCAGAGAAATTTACTTTATTTGAATATCAATCACGTTACTGTAAATCAATGTTATTTACGGCTTCAGCAATTTCATATCCCAATCGCAACCCTTCAATTGCATCTTGTTCTATATGTACACCTAATGGTACACGAGAGTATGCATTTTCTCTTGCCATTTCTGTAAAAGAAGTGAAACTTCTTGGTGAACCATTAAATGATATGTTTACAGCGTTGGTGTATGTATTGTCAGTAAAACTGATATTATCTGTACCAAAAAAGTTGATGAAAACTCCCGCTGCGGCAGCTGCAAATGTTGCATGGCCTGACGGATAGCTTGGAAAAGCTGGATTTTCTTCCTGTATAAATCTTGATAAATTAGTTGTAAAACTTTCGTCAATGTATTCTGTTATATAATTACTTGGACGTTCAATATTGTAGGTGTATTTGTCATCCCAAGCTGAAACAGCAGCATCGTTTATTGAAAAACCTAACCTTAATAAAAGCTCAAGTGCCTTATCAAAACTTAAATCATAATTTTTAATTAATTGATTTGCAATGGAAAATTGTCTTCCTGGAGGACTAATCATCAGTCCTTCTACATCATCAGCCCAAAATTCTGCAATCCATAAATCTTCATTGTTTTCAGAATTAGCTGTAATGGTTGTTTGATATACATTATTCATTTGCTGATAATAATCACTGGATGTAGAGGTGCTATATTGAAGAACATCATCAAGTGCAACACTAGTAGATTCTTGTGGAGTAATAGCAAAAGTTCTTACTTCTCTCCAATATGGAAACCAAGCATCTTCACTTTCTTTAGCTTCCCATAAACCTACACCAACCGGAGCAATATAACTTTGTGGAGTAGGATTATCTATTTGCCATTCCGCATCTCTATCACTTTTACTAAAATCAATTACACGTTGTGCTACATATTTTCCCCAGTTTTCAGAGTTTTCTATTTGAGATGAAGACAGTCCATCCGATAATGAAGATGTCTTTGTGTTTTCAAACTCTGAAATACGTTGTCTTACACCAGATTCAAGATTAATCATAAAATGATCTATAACTTCTGCATAAGCTGTGTTTAAAGCCAAGTTCAGATTTACGTTGTCTTCTAAATTAGAGGAATTGATATTAAAATTAGAATAACGCTCTGAATTTGAAGAATAGTCATTCATAAACGGAACAGCGGTTTCGTAACCAGTTAAATGAATATAAGCGAGAGCTCTAGTAACACTATTAGGTCTCATATTCTCTGTGTGTTGATCTATAGAAACCCAGAAATTATTCCATTCTGTAATTAATGTAGTTGTATCGTCAGACACCGAGATAGCCGTATCTGTATCTATAATATCGGTATCTGTATCAGTATTACAAGACTGAAATATTGTAATGCTTAGGGATATTAATACTATCCATTTTAAAGATTTTACTTTCATAATTTTAGCGTTTTTTAAAAACTTAAATTCGTTTAATTCAAGTTTATAATTCGTAAAAATGTATTCTTCTCTCGTTTTTTAGGCCGTAAACAATTTTGAAAAGTGTAGTTGTATCGTCAATAATTTTAATTTTTGTTTTTAATACTTTTTATTAACCTAAGTTCGATTGTACTAGAAAGACAAATTCCCATAAATACCAATCCCCTAGTTTGTCAAGGAATATTATTTTTATTAGTAGCTAATTGATCGAACCTAGGTTTTAATAAAAACTAAATTGTATCCATTTGCTTATAGTACGTTTGAATTGTTTTTTACCCAACCTCTTTCTATGGAAAAAAGCAGATTATTTACTTACACCTCAATTTATTGAGTTTAAGTCATTGTTTATCAGTTGTATAGGATTGTATGGTTTTTTAAAAAAAAGAGTCTGATTGTAATTTATTTCGGGTAAGATGAAGTGTCAACTTCGTTAAAATGATAGATTAACTTGAAGGTTAGGAGCAAAGCCGCTCGTTTTTCGAAATGTATTTGCTGTAGGATTTTGAAAAATATTTACAGTATTATCTTGATCATAAACATTTAAGATAGATAAACCAATTACGGTTTTAAAGCTTTTAGAAGTGCTATAAAAAGTATAAGAAGAAGAAAAATCAAGTTGGTGTGATCCGTCAAAACGATCTGAAAGTGATAAGTTAGAAGTATCAATAGTAGGATCATCAGGATAAATCACAGGCATTCCTGAGAAATAGCGCCAAGAAAGTGCGAATTTCCATCGGTCAACATTTATCAAGTTTGTTAAGTTTAAAATATGGCGTTGGTCAAAAAAGGCATCTGAAGTAATGTTTCGAAAAGTCGTTTCTGTTTTACTTAAAGAATAACTTGCCCAAGCTTCAATATTATTCCATTTCTTTTTTACAAATAAATCCGCGCCTATACTTGAAATATTCCCGCGAATATCTTCTATTTTCAATGTTATATCGTTCGATCTTTTCTTGAAAAATTCTAAATCAATTAACCATTCTTTTTGATTCAACACAGCTCCAACCATAAACTGTGTTCCTTTTAACGGAGCAATTTCTCTATTAGGTAAAAACCAAAATTGATTGGTAATATTAAAATCATCAAAATCATTTACGAATTTCTTTTGTATAAACTGATTTGAAGTTCCAAAAGAAGATTTAATATATAATTTGTTATTTACGGCATAACTAGCTGTAAGTCTTGGATTCATAAAGAATTCACCAGTGGGAGCATAGTAATTATTGTGAATTCCTAAATTAATATCTAGTTTGTCGCTCCAGTTTTTGTGTAATGATAGGTAAGTTGAATGAATTGTTGCTTTTTGATCTCTTCTTGCATCCAAGTTATTTTCTTGCTCCAATTCATTACTAGTCAATTCATGGTTAATCACATTATAACCTGCATCTAGTTTTGTATTCGGATTAAACTGATAGCTAGCTTCAGCAATAAAACGTGTATCTGCGATTATGTTTTCGTATTTAAGAAAACTATTACGTTGATCTCTATTAAATCCTTCACTAACATTGTTAATGCGCATATTCGATTTACTAAATCGTAATTCGGTATTGAATTTATCAGAGAACTGTGCTTTCCATTTACCAGTGATTCCCCAGTTGTCTAAGTCTAAATCTATAAAATCAGTTTGATCAGGATTTTGCATTTCTCGAACTTCAGCAAATAAATCATTTTCAATATTTATAAAACTTACCGTTGCAGAATGTCGCTCATTGATCTTATAATTCAGTGCAATGTTCATATCTGAAAAACCAATATCAAGATTTGTAGAACCTACTACATTTTCAATTCGACTACCTTGAAATATTAATGTTGAAATGGTTTCTAACTTAGGAGAATTAAATCCTGGATAACTTCTTCTGTATGCCGCTAAAAGAGAAAGTTTATTTTCTATTAGTTTTGCATTCACCGCAAGACCTGCAAATAAAGTATTCCCTATAATTTCATAACTATTTTTATTAGGAATTCTATTCTTAGTTTTCATATTGATTAAACCACCAACACGACCACCGAATTTGGTAGGAAGCATATTTCTTTGAACTTCAATATTGTCTATAACGGCAGCACTATAAGGAGAAATGGCACCTAAAAAATGACCTGAATGGTAAATTGGAATATCATCTATTTGAACTAAATTTTGATCATAAGTATTACCTCTAAAATTCAAATTTCCTGATTTTCCACTCG
This genomic window from Tenacibaculum sp. 190524A05c contains:
- a CDS encoding TonB-dependent receptor; its protein translation is MKTIVFTIVSCFFSLTLIAQTIKGKVVNNQNQPLQEVNILNKKTDKHTHSDEFGNFMLENVSIGDTLYFSHIGFESRSYVVKSLTEELVIKLKLKSIALEEVVLAPRVDILNLITDIDIQTNPVNSSQDILNKVPGLFIGQHAGGGKAEQIFLRGFDIDHGTDINLSVDGLPVNMVSHAHGQGYSDLHFVIPETVDKIDFGKGSYYEDKGNFATAGYVQFQTKERLDKSSIKLEGGQFDTFRLLGMFNVLNEAKHNAYISTEYLATDGAFESPQNFSRINVFGKYTGYLNPTDELGVTLSHFTSKWDASGQIPQRAVDSGLITRFGAIDDTEGGNTSRSNILINYDKMISDSETLKSFGYISKYDFELFSNFTFFLEDPVNGDQIKQKEDRTIFGVSSEYKKVFSGDKFNGHWNAGISLRNDRSFSNELSRTLNRRQTLQRIQFGDINETNLGGFIGSTIEFGKWTFNPSVRLDYFNFQYNDTLQTQYETQKESKAIVSPKFNVIYDYSDNLQFYVKTGKGFHSNDTRVVVAEEGREILPATYGFDTGLVWKPTSKMFFNLAYWYLYVEQEFVYVGDAGIVEPSGETRRQGIDISYRYQPLSWLYWSVDANYTHARSINDPDGQNFIPLAPDFTLVSGLNINFKDGFYGGINVRHIDNRPANEDNSIVAEGYTVADLNVGYRWKDVSFGVQVQNLFDVDWNETQFATESRLQNEVNPVEEIHFTPGTPFFLKASIQYNF
- a CDS encoding vanadium-dependent haloperoxidase, producing MKVKSLKWIVLISLSITIFQSCNTDTDTDIIDTDTAISVSDDTTTLITEWNNFWVSIDQHTENMRPNSVTRALAYIHLTGYETAVPFMNDYSSNSERYSNFNINSSNLEDNVNLNLALNTAYAEVIDHFMINLESGVRQRISEFENTKTSSLSDGLSSSQIENSENWGKYVAQRVIDFSKSDRDAEWQIDNPTPQSYIAPVGVGLWEAKESEDAWFPYWREVRTFAITPQESTSVALDDVLQYSTSTSSDYYQQMNNVYQTTITANSENNEDLWIAEFWADDVEGLMISPPGRQFSIANQLIKNYDLSFDKALELLLRLGFSINDAAVSAWDDKYTYNIERPSNYITEYIDESFTTNLSRFIQEENPAFPSYPSGHATFAAAAAGVFINFFGTDNISFTDNTYTNAVNISFNGSPRSFTSFTEMARENAYSRVPLGVHIEQDAIEGLRLGYEIAEAVNNIDLQ
- a CDS encoding TonB-dependent receptor plug domain-containing protein, with the translated sequence MNLRFFSYQLLFFICLLTTPLSAQKSNRISLSDKLNQIEKKFNINLSYNHTFFNTILLENDFNCASISECITIIEEKIPVKFKKKGTNYLVLPLRKDFSFAIIEDETNEPITSLVYQIQDKPKQNLDLSNGVFTLKNVFPLDSIHLESYFHVTIHLQAKDLERSTPLKFYTKQFRLNEIVLTNYLTKGIDSKIGDHSIQIQTKRLGLLAGETDGDIFNVISNIPGIHSPSGKSGNLNFRGNTYDQNLVQIDDIPIYHSGHFLGAISPYSAAVIDNIEVQRNMLPTKFGGRVGGLINMKTKNRIPNKNSYEIIGNTLFAGLAVNAKLIENKLSLLAAYRRSYPGFNSPKLETISTLIFQGSRIENVVGSTNLDIGFSDMNIALNYKINERHSATVSFINIENDLFAEVREMQNPDQTDFIDLDLDNWGITGKWKAQFSDKFNTELRFSKSNMRINNVSEGFNRDQRNSFLKYENIIADTRFIAEASYQFNPNTKLDAGYNVINHELTSNELEQENNLDARRDQKATIHSTYLSLHKNWSDKLDINLGIHNNYYAPTGEFFMNPRLTASYAVNNKLYIKSSFGTSNQFIQKKFVNDFDDFNITNQFWFLPNREIAPLKGTQFMVGAVLNQKEWLIDLEFFKKRSNDITLKIEDIRGNISSIGADLFVKKKWNNIEAWASYSLSKTETTFRNITSDAFFDQRHILNLTNLINVDRWKFALSWRYFSGMPVIYPDDPTIDTSNLSLSDRFDGSHQLDFSSSYTFYSTSKSFKTVIGLSILNVYDQDNTVNIFQNPTANTFRKTSGFAPNLQVNLSF